DNA from Papio anubis isolate 15944 chromosome 1, Panubis1.0, whole genome shotgun sequence:
ctgcttcctctgccctcAATCTGTGGCACAAGCTGGAGGTAAGACCTGGGTGGCCTCTCATTATCCTTGCTTAAGGACCTCACAACTCAGGAGCTGATGTGATTTGCAGCATCGGACTCCTCTGTCCCTAGCTCCATGTCCAGGCTCTTGGCTCATCTGGGAGCAGCACTTGGCACTGCAGACCCTGGGCTGGAGGTCAGTCCATTTGGATGTTCTCCCTGCTCAGACACTCTCAGGCTGGGCAACCTTAAGCCAAttgcttcccctctctgggctctgGTAAAAAGAAAGGATTGTATTAATGGTTATCAAATTAAGTCTTTAACTCGTAAGAGGAGTTCCAGGGAACCATGTTTTTCTGGGTGAGGGTGAGTAGGTGGGTTTTTCTGCTCCGCAGAAGTTTGTCTTTGACAAAAAAGTTCAAGGGCTTTAAAAAGGTTGAAAATATGTGACTTTGAAATTGTTAAGACTCCAGGTCCTGCTCCCCAATGCCCACCCGTTCCATTGTGCATTTTCAAGTCTGTTCTCAGGGAGTGGCAAGTCTAGAGGACAGGGTCCCCTCAGCCAGGCACGCCTCCTGgctgttctttattctttattacaAGTAACTCATGCTTATtgttaaaaatttagaaagtcTTGTGAATTTTAACAAACAAATATCATCTATAAACCTAATCCTCCAGAAATGACCATTGTTAATTTTTGATatattcctttccaattttttttctatgcatgtaAATCTTTATAGTATTAGGATTGGGTTATATATGATTTCCTATCCTGCTTTTTAAACTTAATAATCTATTAGAGCATTTCCTCACAGCAGGGATTTTTAGAGCAAAGTGACCAGAGGGAACCCTTAGAAATATCGGGGAAAACATTGAACTTCTTAGAGCAGATCAGTCGAGGGCCTATATTACTtcaaatttgcatattaaagagACATAAGTTACCACCATGAGACTAAAAGGCTTGGAAATCTTAGGTTATGCTTGAGAGGTCTGTGAATCaccataaaataaacattcacCTACAGTTTCTCCTCTGTTgtttgataggttttttttttttatctttaacatATTTAGAATTTGTCTTGATACAATATGTGAAATAATAACCCCAATCATTAATTAATTATCtgagcaacatttgttgaataactcTTCCTTGCCCCTCTGACTTACAATAGCATCTTCATCCTAGGGTCAGGTCtacttctgagttctctattctgtcccattgatctatCTGTCTAGTTCTTGcttcatattacatttttattttgtggttttatttatatgtttaaacCTTTGGAAGGCTGTCTGCATTTAGAGTTATCAGATAAAATGtagatgcccagttaaattttaattcatttccttGGCTATCGTCACCCCATTATTCTCTCATGAGCTTTCGAATTGCATTATCAAGTTCTCACAAGTTGAGAGGAAACTGTGAAGCCAGAGTCCAAAGAGCGTGCATGTCAGAAATGCGTAAAGAGGTAGCTAAGATATTCCACCCCAGTGGAGTACATGTGCTTAGTCATGCATTGCCAACTCTTCCCAGTCAATTGCCCTTTCACAGAACTCTAGACTTTGTGGATTTACTTTTGCATAGTTTCCCATCATGCCtagaattttgaatatattaggagcaaaacataaatttttctgagccataaaaccagaaaaacaatgaatattGAAAGGTAAACCCAGACAtggggaaaattttaaattctcaatACATTCATTGTCtccaacaaagcaaaaccagtTTATTGGCACCACATCAACAGTGTGAAGGAGAGAGTCTTTGAAGTATTTCTAATtagtaccctacaacttaaagtataataataataaataaatttaaaaaaaaaaaaaaaagaatgcatgacAAGTGAACATTAATTGCACAATTTATGCATTCTTAATTTAAGATTTTGTCCTCCTTGTAGGGTATACtgggattattatttttattttggtaattctGAACATTGTTTATAGGACTATCCTCAATGTATCCAAGATCTTTCTTTAACTACAAAATATCCTGCCCcctatattttagaaaaacaacctTCTCATTTGAGGAGATAATGTTATAATGATCATTTTAGTTAAAATTCTTGAATGAATGGCATAATTAACAAACAACATTTAAGTTCACTCACCAAAAAAGCTAAATCTTAAATATCAACTCTAATCTTTTGCCTGCATAGCATTGACTGTAATGCCCAAGATTATCCTTAGCCCTAATGCTAACACTGATAGCAAATGATGAATATAGTAGCCCCAACTCTTATTCTAATCTTAATTCACACAAGGCTTAGGAACCTCTAAAGTCCCAAAAAAACAGAATATGGGGTGAGTACAGTACAGAGAGAACTAGGCTgtgtcaagaaagaaaaaacagatgccTACAGGCCATAATAGAACTCTGCCTCTATGCTGCCCTGACCTGGCTCTCACCCCTTTAATCAGTATGACCCTCCACCAAATCCTGAACTAAATCCCAACATCACTCAAACTCCAGTTGGAACAGAGCTCTTGGCACCTCCACCTGCCAATCCAAAGCTTCCTGATACTGttaagaaatgtaaatgaaacaatGAATGTGAAAATTCCTTACACACCCTTGGCACAGACACTCAATCAAAGATATACCCTAAAAACTCTTTAAACAGGCAGATCACGATGCAGGAGCTCAACCAGTCCACCGTGACGGAATTCATTCTAATGGGCTTCACCTCCAATCCCAAGACCAGTCCTCTGCTCTTCACGTTCTTCTTCGTCTTTTACCTGCTGATTCTCATGAGCAACAGCCTCCTCATCACCCTCATTTACCAGGACTTACACCTGCACACACCCATGTACTTTTTCATCAGTGTCCTCTCCCTGCTGGATGTGTGCTATACCACCACCACCGTGCCCCAGATGCTGGTGCACATTCTCAGCAAGAAGAGGGCCATCTCTTTTGCTAGATGTGTGGCCCAGATGTACATCTTCCTCCTCTTTGGGGTCATTGAGTCATGGCTTTTCTCCGTCATGTCCGTGGACAGGTACTTGGCCATCTGCCACCCTCTCAGGTACAAGGCCATCATGAGCCGCTGGGTGTGTCTCCTCATGGTGGGTATCTGTGCAGCCTATGGTGTGCTGGGTAGCATGTGCTATACTTTCTTTGCTATGCGCCTGCCCTATTGTGGGCCTAATGAGATTGACCACTACTTTTGCGAGGTTCCTGCAGTTCTGAAGCTGGCCTGTGCAGACACATCCCTCAATGACCTCGTGGACTTCATTATAGGCTTCAATGTCATTGTGGTCCCGCTCTCCCTGGTTGTCATAGTCTATGCCAACATCTTTGCCACCATCATGAAGATCCGCTCAGCCCAGGGGCGAATCAAAGCTTTTTCCACCTGTGCTTCCCACATCACTGTGGTCACCATGTTTGCCATTCCATGTATCATCATGTATATGGGTCCTGGCTCTGGCTCCTTATCAAACAGTGGAAAGAAAATGGCCCTTTTCTATAACATTGCTACATCCTTCCTCAATCCTGTCATCTACAGTCTAAGGAACAAAGATGTGAAAAAAGCTTTTTTCAAATGGATGGGATGGAGCAGGGCCCCAGAGTAAGACTTTAAAGCTAAATATCTTAGAAGCTAAACAAAGCAGGACTTGC
Protein-coding regions in this window:
- the LOC100997614 gene encoding olfactory receptor 2D2-like codes for the protein MQELNQSTVTEFILMGFTSNPKTSPLLFTFFFVFYLLILMSNSLLITLIYQDLHLHTPMYFFISVLSLLDVCYTTTTVPQMLVHILSKKRAISFARCVAQMYIFLLFGVIESWLFSVMSVDRYLAICHPLRYKAIMSRWVCLLMVGICAAYGVLGSMCYTFFAMRLPYCGPNEIDHYFCEVPAVLKLACADTSLNDLVDFIIGFNVIVVPLSLVVIVYANIFATIMKIRSAQGRIKAFSTCASHITVVTMFAIPCIIMYMGPGSGSLSNSGKKMALFYNIATSFLNPVIYSLRNKDVKKAFFKWMGWSRAPE